A single genomic interval of Microbacterium sp. zg-Y1090 harbors:
- a CDS encoding dihydrofolate reductase family protein, which translates to MRPLRYSINITIDGCVHHEAGLGPDEESMDYWAAQMQRADALLFGRVTYEMMAGAWRRPTSGTWPEGMRAWEIPFAEAIDAAKKYVVSSTLSSADWNGELVRGDLADAVWRLKQQPGNGLWVGGVTLPLALADLGLIDEYEFVVQPVVAGHGPTLLAGLRERLALELVERRDFRPGSVALRYLPARG; encoded by the coding sequence ATGAGACCACTGCGCTACTCGATCAACATCACGATCGACGGCTGCGTCCACCATGAGGCGGGGCTGGGCCCGGATGAGGAGTCGATGGACTACTGGGCCGCCCAGATGCAACGAGCCGACGCCCTGCTGTTCGGCCGGGTGACCTACGAGATGATGGCCGGGGCGTGGCGGCGGCCCACCTCAGGAACCTGGCCCGAGGGGATGCGGGCGTGGGAGATCCCGTTCGCCGAGGCCATCGACGCGGCCAAGAAATATGTCGTGTCGAGCACACTGTCCTCCGCCGACTGGAACGGCGAACTGGTGCGCGGTGACCTGGCAGACGCGGTGTGGCGACTCAAGCAGCAACCCGGCAACGGCCTCTGGGTGGGCGGGGTGACCCTTCCCCTCGCACTGGCCGACCTGGGATTGATCGACGAGTACGAGTTCGTGGTGCAGCCGGTGGTCGCGGGCCACGGGCCGACGCTGCTCGCCGGGCTGCGCGAGCGCCTCGCCCTCGAACTCGTGGAGCGTCGCGACTTCCGGCCGGGGTCGGTCGCGCTGCGCTACCTCCCCGCTCGCGGGTGA